In Mycobacterium gallinarum, a single window of DNA contains:
- a CDS encoding DUF4239 domain-containing protein, with amino-acid sequence MIWLLQLPAAVLGFCAVTFVVAASVGGLIVFRKAVSHTRLEAASGMSGDVFQLAGVLYAVLVAFVVVVVWEQFGEAEDATAAEASAIADLLRDSTAIPPEYRLEVRQRLVAYTEDVINDELPRMRRGETIEEESEHMSALWSTFLKVEPQSRNEIAFFDHDIVKLNDLSHNRKLRVSTGESAVPGELWVLLLGGGAVVMAFTFLFGTRDLLIHAVAVGLTAGLMGFVMYLIFALEHPFVGALSVSPDPYVNVLEIWREDQPQN; translated from the coding sequence GTGATCTGGCTTCTGCAATTGCCCGCTGCCGTGCTCGGGTTCTGCGCGGTGACGTTCGTCGTCGCGGCGTCGGTGGGTGGGTTGATCGTCTTTCGAAAAGCGGTGTCCCACACCCGCCTCGAGGCGGCGAGCGGGATGTCGGGCGATGTATTCCAGCTCGCAGGCGTGCTCTACGCAGTGCTGGTCGCCTTCGTCGTGGTCGTCGTATGGGAACAGTTCGGCGAAGCCGAGGACGCGACCGCCGCGGAGGCCAGCGCGATCGCCGACCTTCTTCGGGATTCCACGGCGATTCCTCCGGAGTACCGGCTCGAGGTGCGGCAGCGACTCGTCGCGTACACCGAAGACGTGATCAACGACGAACTACCTCGGATGCGGCGGGGCGAGACCATCGAGGAGGAGTCCGAGCACATGTCCGCCCTCTGGTCGACCTTCCTCAAGGTAGAGCCCCAGAGCCGCAACGAGATCGCCTTCTTCGACCACGACATCGTGAAGTTGAACGACCTGAGCCACAACCGCAAGCTTCGGGTGTCGACGGGCGAGTCGGCGGTCCCCGGCGAACTGTGGGTACTGCTGCTCGGCGGTGGTGCGGTCGTGATGGCCTTCACGTTCCTGTTCGGGACCCGCGACTTGCTCATCCACGCTGTGGCGGTCGGCCTGACCGCGGGCCTGATGGGCTTCGTGATGTATCTGATCTTCGCGCTCGAGCATCCCTTCGTCGGCGCGCTGTCGGTCAGTCCCGACCCCTATGTCAACGTGCTGGAGATCTGGCGGGAAGACCAGCCGCAGAACTAG
- a CDS encoding dihydrofolate reductase family protein, with product MTRTNLSMSISADGYVAGPDQSEENPLGVGGIKVHGWHIGPASDHPVNRQVMSEMLDGMGATIMGRNMFGPIRGEWADSDWKGWWGDEPPYHCPVFVLTHYAHEPIEMKGGTTFHFVTEGIEAAYAQAQAAAGDRDISIAGGASCARQAIKAGLVDEIDVQVSPVILGSGERLFDGFEAGVPELELVRVLHAPGVAHLRYAVAR from the coding sequence ATGACGCGAACCAACCTGTCGATGTCGATCTCGGCGGACGGCTATGTCGCCGGACCCGACCAGAGCGAGGAGAACCCCCTCGGAGTGGGTGGGATCAAGGTGCATGGTTGGCATATCGGGCCGGCCAGCGATCACCCCGTGAACCGACAGGTGATGTCGGAGATGCTCGACGGCATGGGGGCAACGATCATGGGCCGCAACATGTTCGGGCCCATCCGTGGCGAGTGGGCGGATTCGGACTGGAAAGGCTGGTGGGGCGACGAGCCGCCCTATCACTGCCCGGTCTTCGTCCTCACCCATTACGCGCACGAGCCTATCGAGATGAAGGGCGGTACCACCTTCCACTTCGTGACAGAGGGAATCGAAGCTGCCTACGCGCAAGCTCAGGCGGCGGCCGGCGACCGGGACATCTCGATCGCCGGTGGCGCTTCCTGCGCGCGGCAGGCGATCAAGGCCGGGCTGGTCGACGAGATCGACGTGCAGGTGTCGCCGGTGATCCTCGGTTCCGGCGAGCGCCTGTTCGACGGCTTCGAAGCGGGCGTCCCCGAGCTGGAACTCGTTCGCGTCCTCCATGCGCCGGGCGTGGCGCACCTTCGCTACGCCGTGGCCCGGTGA
- a CDS encoding flavin monoamine oxidase family protein, translating into MDVDYCVVGAGFGGLTAALRLKQAGHSVALLEARDRVGGRTWTETRDDGLWIDRGGAWIGPGQDAIYALMKEFGIPSYKQYTDGEAMMYVDGKAYKYKGTIPLSMSPWAVANIGKVFLELTSMCKSIPPEAPWDAPKAKKWDQTTWAEWLDRNTLSKPAHQLLDYSVSGLYTSAASEISLLFVLYQMASAGGPSFVLGVKDGAEDERPVGGMGAIHRAIAAELGDVIHLSQPVRSVTQDDGGVTVRSDDMVVRARRAIVAVPVSIVSQIIFEPMLPVDRAFLQQRMPSGAVYKIAVIYDEPFWRADGLSGQSFAPGSMANLTIDSCTDKGTPGSLTVITEGPVAREMTKLSEAERRQAVLAAVAERFGDKALTPVDYVEQNWTIERYSGGGMIAHTPPGVLTEFGPALREPCGRIHWAGTESSARMYGFIDGAVRSGERAAVEVMEHDKAMTSA; encoded by the coding sequence ATGGATGTTGATTACTGCGTTGTGGGTGCCGGGTTCGGCGGACTGACTGCGGCGTTGCGCTTGAAGCAGGCGGGGCATTCGGTCGCGCTGCTGGAGGCGCGCGACCGGGTGGGCGGCCGCACGTGGACCGAGACTCGAGACGACGGGTTGTGGATCGATCGGGGCGGCGCGTGGATCGGGCCGGGCCAAGACGCCATCTATGCGCTGATGAAGGAGTTCGGCATCCCGAGCTACAAGCAGTACACCGACGGCGAGGCGATGATGTACGTCGACGGGAAGGCGTACAAGTACAAGGGCACGATCCCGTTGTCGATGAGCCCGTGGGCGGTGGCGAACATCGGCAAGGTCTTCCTGGAGCTGACCTCGATGTGCAAGTCGATTCCGCCGGAGGCCCCGTGGGATGCGCCGAAGGCGAAGAAGTGGGATCAGACCACATGGGCGGAGTGGCTGGACCGCAATACGCTGTCCAAGCCCGCTCACCAGTTACTCGACTACTCGGTCTCCGGGCTGTATACCTCTGCAGCATCGGAGATTTCGCTGCTGTTCGTGTTGTATCAAATGGCCTCGGCCGGCGGGCCGAGCTTTGTGCTCGGCGTCAAGGATGGGGCCGAGGATGAGCGGCCGGTCGGCGGGATGGGCGCGATCCATCGCGCGATTGCCGCCGAGCTAGGCGATGTGATTCATCTGTCGCAGCCGGTGCGCAGTGTCACCCAGGACGACGGCGGCGTCACGGTCCGGTCCGACGACATGGTGGTCCGGGCACGTCGAGCGATCGTGGCCGTGCCGGTCAGCATCGTGTCCCAAATCATCTTCGAGCCAATGCTTCCGGTGGATCGAGCGTTCCTGCAGCAACGGATGCCGTCGGGCGCGGTGTACAAGATCGCGGTGATCTACGACGAACCGTTCTGGCGGGCCGACGGCCTGTCGGGTCAGTCGTTCGCGCCGGGATCGATGGCCAACTTGACGATCGACTCCTGCACGGACAAGGGGACACCCGGGAGCCTGACGGTCATCACCGAAGGACCCGTCGCACGCGAGATGACGAAACTCAGTGAGGCAGAACGTCGGCAAGCGGTGCTCGCGGCGGTGGCCGAGCGGTTCGGCGATAAGGCGCTGACGCCGGTCGACTACGTCGAGCAGAACTGGACGATCGAGCGGTATTCGGGCGGCGGCATGATTGCGCACACACCGCCGGGTGTGCTGACGGAGTTTGGCCCGGCGCTTCGGGAGCCGTGCGGGCGGATCCACTGGGCGGGCACGGAGAGCTCGGCGCGCATGTACGGGTTCATCGATGGGGCGGTCCGCTCCGGTGAGCGCGCGGCCGTCGAGGTGATGGAGCACGACAAGGCGATGACGTCGGCCTAA
- a CDS encoding esterase family protein, whose protein sequence is MMAAAVMVVPAPQSSAYSRDGLPVETLMVPSPSMGRDIKVQFQGGGPHSVYLLDGLRAQEDFNGWDINTAAFEWFYESGVSVVMPVGGQSSFYSDWYAPARGFNGTVTYKWETFLTNELPSWLMANKGQDPRGNAVVGLSMSGGAALTLAAWHPQQFFFAASLSGYLNPSKGMWPTLIGFAMMDAGGFKAADMWGPPNNPAWQRNDPMLNINRLVANRTAIWVYCGNGTSSDLDAGGGGFGTQFSASYLENITLSTNKEFQEKYQAAGGRNAVFNFPPNGTHSWGYWGAQLQQMKPDILRIINTPPPPPPAPLPAVPGAVPGVAAVPAVVPAR, encoded by the coding sequence ATGATGGCTGCGGCTGTGATGGTTGTTCCCGCGCCGCAGTCCTCGGCCTATTCGCGCGACGGCCTGCCGGTCGAGACGCTGATGGTGCCGTCGCCGTCGATGGGCCGCGACATCAAGGTCCAGTTTCAGGGCGGTGGGCCGCATTCGGTGTATCTGCTCGACGGCCTTCGCGCGCAGGAGGACTTCAACGGCTGGGACATCAACACCGCGGCCTTCGAGTGGTTCTACGAATCCGGTGTGTCGGTCGTGATGCCCGTCGGCGGGCAGTCGAGTTTCTACAGCGACTGGTACGCGCCGGCGCGAGGCTTCAACGGAACGGTCACCTACAAATGGGAGACGTTCCTGACCAACGAGCTGCCGAGCTGGCTGATGGCCAACAAAGGACAGGATCCGCGCGGCAATGCGGTTGTGGGGCTGTCGATGTCGGGTGGAGCCGCCCTGACATTGGCCGCATGGCATCCGCAGCAGTTCTTCTTCGCCGCGTCCCTGTCGGGATACCTGAACCCGTCCAAAGGTATGTGGCCGACCTTGATCGGCTTCGCGATGATGGACGCCGGCGGCTTCAAGGCCGCCGACATGTGGGGGCCGCCGAACAATCCGGCGTGGCAGCGAAATGACCCGATGCTCAACATCAATCGACTGGTGGCCAACCGTACGGCGATCTGGGTGTACTGCGGCAACGGCACGAGTTCCGACCTCGACGCCGGCGGTGGTGGTTTCGGAACGCAGTTCAGCGCGTCGTACCTGGAGAACATCACGCTGAGCACGAACAAGGAGTTCCAGGAGAAGTACCAGGCCGCGGGCGGCCGCAATGCGGTGTTCAACTTCCCGCCGAACGGCACGCACAGCTGGGGCTATTGGGGTGCGCAGCTGCAGCAGATGAAGCCGGACATCCTGCGCATCATCAACACCCCGCCTCCCCCACCGCCTGCACCGTTGCCTGCGGTGCCGGGTGCGGTCCCAGGCGTCGCGGCGGTGCCCGCAGTCGTACCGGCGCGGTAG
- a CDS encoding TetR/AcrR family transcriptional regulator, whose product MPQRRTTDERIADATLALLRTKGARSVTVEAVAARSGIAKTTIYRRHRDRREMLSAALTGIATPGPLADDAKAPDRLRWLIHEAVKVIDDGIGFGGLASLLTDDDPDFTKIFRRILARQRAKLESVIEEATADGSFRSDVDGATLVDAIVGAHIAERSRAGRIAAGSEQRSFDLFRPSVLA is encoded by the coding sequence ATGCCGCAGCGCCGGACCACGGACGAACGCATTGCCGACGCCACCTTGGCGCTGCTCCGCACCAAAGGCGCGCGCTCGGTGACGGTCGAGGCGGTGGCGGCGCGCTCGGGCATCGCCAAGACGACGATCTATCGCCGGCACCGCGATCGGCGCGAGATGCTGTCCGCCGCGTTGACGGGAATCGCCACTCCCGGACCGCTCGCCGACGACGCCAAGGCACCGGATCGACTGCGGTGGCTCATCCACGAAGCGGTCAAGGTCATCGACGATGGAATCGGCTTCGGCGGCCTGGCATCCCTGCTCACCGACGACGACCCCGACTTCACCAAGATCTTCCGCCGCATCCTCGCTCGTCAGCGGGCCAAACTGGAGTCAGTCATCGAAGAAGCCACGGCCGACGGGTCGTTTCGCTCCGACGTCGACGGTGCGACTCTCGTCGACGCCATCGTCGGTGCGCACATCGCCGAACGCTCCCGCGCGGGCCGCATCGCCGCCGGATCAGAGCAGCGATCGTTCGATCTCTTCCGGCCGAGCGTGCTCGCATGA
- a CDS encoding TIGR03617 family F420-dependent LLM class oxidoreductase, whose protein sequence is MYVDAMITPQPLQKIGALAARTEAAGFSGLLFTETGRTAYLNAAVASQAAPGLDLSTGVAVAFPRSPFVTAAAAWELQEATDGKFRLGLGTQVRTHVVRRYGAEFERPGPRLRDYVRAVKACFKAFRTGRLDHHGDFYDMDFITPQWSAGPIDAPDPKVDIAAVNPWMLRMAGEVADGVHVHPLGEPGYITRHVVPNIAEGAAKSGRSVSDVAVIVPVMTIVGDSDEERDRERELVRTSMSFYGSTPNYAFIWDEAGFEGTTARIREKQKAGDFKGMAAQITDEHIAQFATESTWDGLADALVSKYGDRATRIVLYNALADQDRIERYGEVSRRISSR, encoded by the coding sequence GTGTATGTCGACGCGATGATCACGCCGCAGCCGTTGCAGAAGATCGGGGCGCTCGCCGCCCGCACTGAAGCGGCCGGGTTCTCCGGACTGTTGTTCACCGAGACCGGCCGGACCGCGTATCTGAATGCGGCGGTGGCTTCGCAGGCCGCGCCGGGCCTTGACCTGTCGACGGGTGTGGCGGTGGCGTTCCCGCGCAGCCCGTTCGTCACGGCGGCGGCGGCGTGGGAACTACAGGAGGCGACGGACGGTAAGTTCCGGCTCGGCCTGGGCACGCAGGTGCGCACGCATGTGGTGCGGCGCTACGGCGCGGAGTTCGAGCGTCCCGGTCCGCGTCTGCGCGATTACGTACGGGCCGTCAAGGCGTGCTTCAAAGCATTCCGGACAGGCAGGCTGGACCACCACGGCGACTTCTACGACATGGACTTCATCACGCCGCAGTGGAGCGCGGGCCCGATCGACGCGCCGGATCCGAAAGTCGACATCGCGGCGGTCAATCCGTGGATGCTGCGCATGGCCGGCGAGGTGGCCGACGGCGTGCACGTGCATCCGCTGGGCGAGCCGGGCTACATCACGCGTCATGTGGTGCCGAATATCGCTGAGGGCGCGGCGAAGTCGGGCCGGTCGGTATCGGATGTCGCGGTGATCGTGCCGGTCATGACGATCGTCGGGGACAGCGACGAGGAACGGGATCGTGAGCGCGAGCTGGTCCGCACGAGCATGAGCTTCTATGGGAGCACACCGAACTACGCGTTCATCTGGGACGAGGCCGGGTTCGAGGGGACGACGGCGCGGATCCGCGAGAAGCAGAAGGCCGGCGATTTCAAGGGCATGGCCGCGCAGATCACCGACGAGCACATCGCCCAGTTCGCAACGGAGTCGACGTGGGACGGGCTGGCCGACGCCCTGGTCTCGAAGTACGGGGATCGCGCGACGCGCATCGTGCTGTACAACGCGTTGGCCGATCAGGACCGCATCGAGCGCTACGGCGAAGTGTCACGACGGATCTCATCCCGATAA
- a CDS encoding DUF4407 domain-containing protein — MSTHRVSAQDPAPITAALVWLGGGERHEVGARHERSTLASAGAVVLLAAMLAWLVAAVALSESTTWPVAAVVAVTAGFGLLVGAVSRTIASGAIRRGSGVVGRAAVLFAVGLVVGELAAVVVFSGSIDRLLGEQAARTAESTPAASQAAADLDRSRAARGGLDEAVEQAVQRRQEALVVARCEFNPRPDCPQITITGVPGAGPETRTANDYLADAQRTLDSALAERDRQAAVLDAQIADGERALAQARQEAMADADRGLGARWVAMNDHTLADSGALVMRLLVDGFFVLLSLLPLILKLWRGETSQDRVVAADVERDTAELHADTAIAVKRAEVRAAIDNMWAEQQLASARMAVEAQLEIDREQQRRRVIEATEPAVTARSERIPQAAIEDVFLPIAAEAEAASLLPAELPAVVDTHESAPEGDGAVERSGRPLIPAIPDVTRAAARWIRPLVPPILINAIDTTTKPLRGVRQIFEETEEIHISMRRTHRVSAHVEETEDVAAERGFVADAAGTRHATTVERDDRGPSLGGAEHVSPAIAKGEDRAELAGRSTRAVRGHRGSRELPPGR, encoded by the coding sequence ATGTCCACCCACAGGGTTTCTGCGCAGGATCCTGCCCCGATCACGGCGGCGCTCGTCTGGCTCGGCGGCGGCGAGCGGCACGAGGTCGGCGCTCGCCACGAGCGGTCCACCCTGGCCAGTGCCGGGGCGGTGGTGCTGCTCGCCGCGATGCTGGCCTGGCTGGTCGCGGCCGTCGCGCTGAGCGAGTCGACGACCTGGCCGGTCGCGGCCGTCGTCGCTGTGACGGCAGGGTTCGGGCTGCTGGTCGGTGCGGTGAGCCGCACGATCGCCTCCGGCGCGATTCGTCGTGGCTCCGGCGTCGTGGGACGTGCTGCCGTCCTGTTCGCCGTCGGGCTCGTCGTCGGCGAACTCGCCGCCGTCGTCGTCTTCTCCGGATCGATCGATCGGCTGCTCGGCGAGCAGGCGGCGCGCACCGCCGAGTCCACCCCGGCCGCATCGCAAGCCGCGGCCGACCTGGACCGGAGTCGCGCGGCCCGCGGCGGGCTCGACGAAGCTGTAGAGCAGGCCGTGCAACGCCGCCAGGAGGCCCTCGTGGTGGCCCGTTGCGAGTTCAACCCCCGCCCCGATTGCCCGCAGATCACCATCACCGGCGTGCCCGGCGCCGGGCCCGAAACCCGCACGGCCAACGACTATCTCGCCGACGCCCAGCGGACGCTCGACTCTGCGTTGGCCGAGCGGGACCGGCAGGCAGCCGTGCTCGATGCCCAGATCGCCGATGGCGAGCGGGCGCTGGCGCAGGCCCGGCAGGAGGCGATGGCCGATGCGGATCGCGGGCTGGGCGCTCGATGGGTCGCGATGAACGACCACACGCTGGCCGATTCGGGTGCTCTCGTCATGCGCTTGCTCGTCGACGGATTCTTCGTCCTACTCAGCTTGCTGCCCCTGATCCTCAAGCTGTGGCGGGGCGAGACGTCGCAGGATCGCGTTGTTGCCGCCGATGTCGAGCGGGATACAGCGGAACTCCACGCCGACACCGCGATCGCGGTGAAGCGGGCCGAGGTGCGCGCGGCGATCGACAACATGTGGGCGGAACAGCAGCTGGCCAGTGCCCGCATGGCCGTCGAGGCCCAGCTCGAGATCGATCGCGAGCAGCAACGCCGCCGGGTGATCGAGGCGACCGAGCCGGCGGTGACCGCGCGATCGGAGCGCATACCCCAGGCCGCGATTGAGGATGTGTTCCTGCCGATCGCCGCCGAGGCCGAAGCGGCCAGCCTCTTACCGGCCGAGTTGCCGGCGGTGGTGGACACACACGAGAGCGCCCCAGAGGGCGACGGCGCGGTGGAGCGGTCCGGACGTCCGCTGATCCCGGCCATTCCGGACGTCACCCGGGCCGCCGCGCGCTGGATTCGCCCCCTGGTGCCGCCGATCCTCATCAACGCGATCGACACCACTACCAAGCCGCTGCGGGGTGTGCGGCAGATCTTTGAGGAGACCGAGGAGATTCACATCTCCATGCGGCGCACCCACAGGGTGAGTGCTCACGTGGAGGAGACCGAAGACGTTGCGGCAGAACGCGGATTCGTTGCGGATGCGGCGGGCACGCGGCATGCGACGACGGTCGAGCGCGATGACCGCGGACCCAGTCTCGGCGGTGCCGAACATGTGTCACCCGCAATTGCGAAGGGCGAGGATCGGGCCGAACTCGCCGGGCGAAGCACCCGTGCGGTGCGTGGGCACCGCGGCTCCCGGGAACTACCGCCGGGGCGTTAG
- a CDS encoding PP2C family protein-serine/threonine phosphatase, which produces MTAIRQLAVPRSAPGADGQEPDRDENQLGAIVLLTDRGIEHTRNEDAGAAGIVLNSAGDRPRAIAAVVCDGVSTSADAQNASRAASAAGVDAMLKALAASRDIPSVMVAGLADGAKAAAESTSPEGFSPASCTYTAAVVVPAEGGQVQIAIANVGDSRVYWLPEPPAQPQRLTVDDTVAQQLISAGIPADSPAVLRGEHTLTRWFGRDADREWDESSVHTMITADRGVLVLCSDGLHNYLPEAADIARFCNGTAPDEAARALVDHALQAGGHDNITVIVIPIGPHELA; this is translated from the coding sequence TTGACGGCGATCCGACAACTCGCGGTGCCCAGGTCGGCTCCGGGCGCCGATGGCCAGGAGCCGGATCGCGATGAGAATCAGCTCGGGGCGATTGTGCTGCTCACCGACCGCGGCATCGAGCACACGCGCAACGAAGACGCCGGCGCAGCGGGAATCGTGCTCAACAGCGCGGGGGACCGGCCGCGCGCGATCGCCGCCGTGGTGTGCGACGGTGTCTCCACCTCCGCCGACGCGCAGAATGCGTCGAGGGCCGCGTCGGCGGCAGGCGTCGACGCAATGCTGAAGGCACTGGCCGCATCCCGCGACATCCCGTCGGTGATGGTGGCCGGACTCGCTGATGGAGCGAAGGCGGCCGCGGAATCCACGTCGCCCGAAGGATTCAGCCCTGCCTCATGCACCTACACAGCTGCCGTCGTCGTTCCGGCCGAGGGTGGACAGGTGCAGATCGCGATCGCCAACGTCGGGGACAGCAGGGTGTACTGGCTCCCCGAGCCGCCCGCGCAGCCGCAACGTCTGACCGTCGACGACACCGTTGCGCAGCAATTGATCTCGGCGGGTATACCGGCCGACTCGCCCGCCGTGCTGCGCGGGGAGCACACCCTGACCCGGTGGTTCGGTCGCGATGCCGATCGGGAGTGGGACGAATCAAGCGTTCATACGATGATCACCGCCGACCGGGGCGTCCTGGTGCTGTGCTCGGACGGACTGCACAACTACCTCCCCGAGGCCGCCGACATCGCTCGGTTCTGCAACGGAACCGCACCGGACGAGGCCGCTCGCGCGCTGGTCGATCACGCATTGCAGGCCGGCGGTCACGACAACATCACCGTGATCGTCATTCCGATCGGACCTCATGAGTTGGCTTGA
- a CDS encoding serine hydrolase domain-containing protein, with translation MGFERIDNLLNAVTADGSLHGIAATVVGRDGVLYEGAAGDARPDTIFRNASMTKAVATTAALQLLEEGRLELDATVASILPEFGELQVLDGFEDGQPVLRPPKTQATVRQLMNHTSGCGYFFLNEKLHKYCMDHGFPHVLTGLKQSISSPLVHDPGTVWEYGVSTDWVGQVVEAVSGRTLGDYLAENVYGPLGMTDSTFTPTDEQRARFLPVLTRAADGSLVPTEIDLDVEQEWHSGGHGSYGTIRDYGRFVRAWVNGGELDGRRILNEATVELALRDHLDGAPLPKKLEPTVPELANPVELLDVPQGWGLGFHVYSIDLPGMRSAGSGDWSGLFNTYFWVDRKAGIGAVIATQLLPFFDKKMVETALGFEAAVYAELRAAVS, from the coding sequence ATGGGGTTTGAGCGAATCGACAACCTACTCAACGCCGTGACGGCCGACGGGTCCCTGCACGGCATCGCCGCCACTGTCGTCGGCCGCGACGGCGTCCTCTACGAGGGCGCGGCCGGCGACGCCCGGCCCGACACCATCTTCCGGAATGCGTCGATGACGAAGGCCGTGGCGACCACCGCGGCGCTGCAACTCCTTGAGGAGGGGCGCCTCGAACTCGACGCGACGGTGGCCTCGATCCTCCCCGAGTTCGGCGAGCTCCAGGTGCTCGACGGGTTCGAGGACGGGCAGCCGGTCCTACGCCCGCCCAAGACCCAGGCCACCGTCCGTCAGCTGATGAACCACACGTCCGGCTGCGGCTACTTCTTCCTCAACGAGAAGCTCCACAAGTACTGCATGGACCACGGATTTCCTCACGTGCTCACAGGGCTCAAACAGAGCATCAGCTCGCCGCTCGTCCACGATCCCGGCACGGTCTGGGAGTACGGCGTCAGCACCGACTGGGTCGGCCAGGTCGTCGAGGCCGTCAGCGGCCGGACGCTGGGCGACTACCTCGCCGAGAATGTCTACGGCCCGCTCGGCATGACGGACTCGACATTCACCCCGACCGACGAACAGCGCGCGCGCTTCCTGCCCGTCCTCACCAGGGCGGCGGACGGCAGCCTGGTGCCGACCGAGATCGACCTCGATGTCGAGCAGGAATGGCATTCAGGCGGCCACGGGTCCTACGGGACGATTCGCGACTATGGGCGGTTTGTCCGCGCGTGGGTCAACGGCGGCGAGCTCGACGGCAGGCGCATCCTCAACGAGGCGACGGTGGAGCTTGCGCTGCGGGACCACCTCGACGGGGCACCGCTGCCCAAGAAGCTGGAGCCGACTGTCCCCGAGCTGGCCAACCCGGTCGAGCTGCTCGATGTGCCGCAGGGGTGGGGCCTGGGGTTCCACGTGTACTCGATCGATCTGCCCGGCATGCGCAGCGCCGGCTCGGGCGACTGGTCGGGCCTGTTCAACACCTATTTCTGGGTCGACCGCAAGGCAGGGATCGGCGCCGTCATCGCGACGCAACTGCTGCCCTTCTTCGACAAGAAGATGGTCGAGACCGCGCTGGGCTTCGAGGCCGCCGTCTACGCCGAGCTCCGCGCCGCGGTGTCCTGA
- a CDS encoding Fe-S protein yields the protein MELLRDVVVLLHIVGFAVTFGAWVTEAVAKRFSFTRVMDYGLLLSLLTGLALAAPWPAGIDLNYPKIGIKLVILIVIGGVLGMGSARQKRTGAPVPRPLFVTVGVLSFLAAAIAVLW from the coding sequence ATGGAGCTACTACGCGACGTAGTTGTATTGCTGCACATCGTCGGCTTCGCCGTCACCTTCGGCGCGTGGGTCACCGAGGCAGTCGCCAAGCGGTTTAGCTTCACCCGCGTCATGGACTACGGGCTGCTGCTGTCACTGCTCACGGGCTTGGCGTTGGCCGCGCCGTGGCCCGCGGGCATTGATTTGAACTATCCGAAGATCGGCATCAAGCTCGTCATCCTCATCGTGATCGGCGGCGTGCTCGGTATGGGCAGCGCTCGGCAGAAGCGCACCGGAGCGCCCGTGCCGCGTCCGCTGTTCGTCACCGTCGGGGTGTTGTCCTTCCTCGCGGCCGCCATCGCCGTGCTGTGGTAG